One window from the genome of Hyperolius riggenbachi isolate aHypRig1 chromosome 6, aHypRig1.pri, whole genome shotgun sequence encodes:
- the LOC137522911 gene encoding carcinoembryonic antigen-related cell adhesion molecule 6-like yields the protein MALSPVSLGVLLCVLLASASVESGTTLTSNATGPLVVGIDSVALLCTTQIPNADYLWNLDGAALPGDSRYHVTTVLSKANSTLTISPVSINDSGSFTCEAISGSTTETSNAVRLTLTYPSSTVSPKPTTSTTSKPALAPSPTSPPGSSSGGLRAAIANIVIGVVTVIVFIRIGAPC from the exons ATGGCACTCAGCCCAGTCTCCCTCGGGGTCCTTCTCTGTGTTCTTTTAG CTTCAGCATCTGTGGAATCTGGGACAACCCTGACCAGTAACGCAACAGGACCACTCGTGGTGGGAATAGATTCGGTGGCTCTACTCTGtacaacacagattcctaatgctGATTATTTATGGAATTTGGATGGAGCGGCATTACCTGGAGACAGCCGCTATCATGTTACTACAGTTCTCTCCAAAGCCAACTCCACTCTGACCATCAGCCCTGTCTCTATAAATGACTCCGGGAGCTTTACTTGTGAGGCCATTAGCGGCTCAACCACTGAGACCAGCAATGCTGTTAGACTGACTCTGACAT ATCCTTCTTCTACAGTCTCCCCCAAGCCTACCACCAGTACTACATCCAAGCCTGCCCTTGCTCCTTCTCCTACGTCCCCTCCCGGGTCCTCTTCTGGTGGACTGAGAGCAGCCATAGCCAACATTGTGATTGGGGTAGTAACTGTAATAGTCTTCATCAGAATCGGGGCACCGTGCTAG